One window of the Podospora pseudopauciseta strain CBS 411.78 chromosome 4, whole genome shotgun sequence genome contains the following:
- the QCR6_2 gene encoding Cytochrome b-c1 complex subunit 6, mitochondrial (EggNog:ENOG503P47Z; COG:C) — protein MGFWDTITDLVEAATPWSVAEAEAPAHETTEETTAETTQEDTKTKAEAAAAEEEPAAEEAAEEEDEEEEEEEEEEEEELQDPKDVFEEGGYIAAATPVAVAAYAVTNKSPHTTTTTTTTTTTTTQTCTPRSRQQQRAMVVEEEEQEMWRAAMSLCELSGQAWARSGRPTR, from the exons ATGGGTTTCTGGGATACCATCACTGACCTCGTCGAGGCTGCCACCCCTTGGTCggtggccgaggccgaggctcCCGCTCACGAAACG ACCGAGGAGACCACCGCCGAGACCACCCAGGAggacaccaagaccaaggccgaggctgctgccgctgaggaggagcccgctgctgaggaggctgctgaggaggaggatgaagaggaagaggaggaggaggaggaggaggaggaggagctccaAGATCCCAAGGATGTTTTCGAGGAAGGTGGGTACATCGCTGCTGCTACCcccgtcgccgtcgccgcctatgccgtcaccaacaaatcaccacacaccaccaccaccaccaccactaccaccaccaccaccacccaaacatGCACACCACGGAgccgccagcagcagcgagctatggttgtcgaggaggaggagcaagagatGTGGCGTGCTGCCATGTCGCTCTGCGAGCTGAGCGGGCAGGCGTGGGCCCGCAGTGGCCGACCGACTCGATGA
- a CDS encoding hypothetical protein (COG:T; EggNog:ENOG503P1TY) gives MSINSKPVPRQPHIQYTFFSSRLMDQALAEQHQWTILRYSRSNDEDSWVMLTRDGEIVPIPGEKILHTSRPRVSLEITTPKELNIANPYTLKVDNGIAYITNERVIYLPIRPSENFKSFFAPALNFTDTHVQSSWIGPWSWGGTVRPVPGGGIPMHIPRIEVKFVFRDGGHSDFQNKYEWLKERLHHAREMGLNPGSNLEPPPPYEDNAPGPSSGPAGSAPAGTSDQPQPPPPVPDEPPPDYVEAQTQAISTQYEERVRQDAERQ, from the exons atgTCAATAAA TTCTAAGCCTgttcctcgccaaccccaCATCCAATACAcattcttttcttctcgCCTAATGGATCAGGCCTTGGCCGAGCAGCACCAATGGACCATCTTGCGATATTCTCGGTCTAACGATGAGGACAGCTGGGTCATGCTGACCCGTGACGGCGAGATTGTGCCTATCCCCGGGGAGAAAATCCTGCACACCTCACGGCCACGAGTCTCGTTGGAGATCACGACGCCGAAAGAGCTCAATATTGCCAACCCATACACTCTCAAAGTCGATAATGGCATTGCCTACATTACCAACGAGCGG GTGATATATCTCCCTATTAGACCTAGCGAGAATTTCAAGTCGTTCTTTGCACCCGCCTTGAACTTTACCGACACCCATGTACAGTCGTCATGGATTGGCCCCTGGAGTTGGGGTGGCACCGTCAGGCCTGtccccggcggcggcatccCCATGCACATCCCCCGGATCGAGGTCAAGTTTGTCTTCAGGGATGGGGGTCACAGCGACTTCCAGAACAAGTACGAGTGGCTCAAGGAACGTCTTCACCATGCCCGGGAAATGGGGCTGAACCCCGGTTCGAACTTGgagcctcctccgccctaCGAGGACAACGCGCCCGGACCTTCCTCCGGCCCGGCCGGCAGTGCCCCGGCCGGCACTTCTGATCAGCCTCAGCCGCCTCCACCCGTTCCCGACGAGCCGCCCCCGGACTATGTCGAGGCGCAGACTCAGGCTATTTCGACGCAGTATGAGGAGAGAGTGAGGCAGGATGCAGAGCGGCAATGA
- a CDS encoding hypothetical protein (COG:S; EggNog:ENOG503NYJT): protein MARKEDGLTSPTTQSTADEKEVLTPNNDAMNTTGTGWRKLSEGDERRGAASGEEMQIELNETVATTRDTAKKVDAGSGGASVSAAEMVEYKVYRRRWFGLVQLTLLNVIVSWDWLTFSPVASHAARYFSTDENTINWLSTAFLFAFTAITPLVIYVLHLGPKPSIVTSAALILVGNWIRYAGCHSGEKGLFGVVMFGQILTGLAQPFVLAAPARYSDLWFTNRGRVAATALTSLANPFGAALGQLIIPFWVEGPGDVSRMVLYVSVISTVCALPAFFIPARPPTPVAPSSQTPKLSLISSVKFLLRQTEFYLLFVPFAIYVGLFNSISSLLNQVLLPHGYNDEEAGIAGALLIVVGLVASAITSPLIDKYKSYLLAIRFAVPIVGLCYLVFIWMPGTRDSGGVAGPYVVMATMGAASFSLVPVVVEFLVELTHPISPEVTSTLAWSGGQVLGGIFIVVSGALKGEGGKMERALVFHAVLAMVAVPLPLCLGCFGRGEKLVLRRVRSDEAEGRRGAEA from the exons atggcgaggaaggaggatggaTTGACGTCGCCGACCACACAATCGACGGCGGATGAGAAAGAGGTTTTGACACCAAACAACGACGCGATGAACACCACTGGGACTGGGTGGCGAAAGCTATCAGAGGGGGATGAACGACGAGGGGCTGCATCAGGGGAGGAGATGCAGATTGAACTAAACGAAACTGTCGCGACAACAAGGGACACAGCAAAAAAGGTGGATGCCGGGTCGGGGGGCGCGAGTGTGAGCGCGGCGGAGATGGTCGAGTACAAAGTCTacaggaggaggtggtttggGCTGGTGCAGTTGACGTTGTTGAATGTGATTGTTAGTTGGGAT TGGctcaccttctcccccgtcgCCAGCCACGCAGCTCGGTATTTTTCCACAGACGAGAACACCATCAACTGGCTCAGCACGGCGTTTTTGTTTGCTTTTACGGCCATCACCCCGCTGGTGATTTATGTGTTGCATCTCGGGCCGAAGCCGTCGATTGTCACCTCGGCGGCCTTGATTCTTGTGGGCAACTGGATCCGCTATGCAGGGTGTCACTCTGGTGAAaaggggttgtttggggtggtgatgtttggcCAGATCCTTACCGGTCTTGCTCAGCCTTTTGTCCTTGCGGCTCCGGCGCGGTATTCGGACTTGTGGTTCACCAACCGGGGGCGGGTGGCGGCTACGGCCTTGACCTCGCTTGCGAACCCGTTTGGGGCTGCGCTGGGGCAGCTGATTATTCCGTTTTGGGTTGAGGGTCCGGGGGATGTTtcgaggatggtgttgtatgtttcTGTGATT TCGACGGTCTGCGCGCTCCCCGCCTTTTTTATTCCTGCCCGCCCCCCTACACCGGTGGCACCTTCTTCACAAACACCGAAACTGTCGTTGATATCGTCGGTCAAGTTCCTGCTTCGCCAAACGGAATTTTATCTCTTGTTCGTCCCCTTTGCGATTTATGTCGGTTTGTTTAATAGTATCTcgtccctcctcaaccaagtCTTGTTGCCACACGGTTACAACGATGAGGAAGCCGGTATTGCTGGGGCACTGctcatcgtcgtcggcctTGTTGCTTCGGCCATCACGTCGCCTTTGATCGATAAGTATAAATCATACCTCTTGGCCATCCGGTTCGCGGTCCCCATTGTTGGACTTTGTTACTTGGTTTTCATCTGGATGCCTGGGACTAGGGACAGCGGGGGGGTGGCAGGGCCGTATGTGGTCATGGCTACGATGGGGGCGGCGAGCTTCAGTCtcgtgccggtggtggtggagttttTGGTTGAGCTAACGCATCCGATCAGTCCCGAGGTTACGAGCACGTTAGCCTGGAGCGGGGGACAGGTGTTGGGGGGTATATTCATTGTTGTGAGTGGTGCGCTgaagggagaaggaggaaagatggagagggcgtTGGTTTTTCATGCGGTTTTGGCCATGGTTGCGGTGCCGTTGCCGCTTTGTCTGGGGTGCTTTGGACGGGGGGAGAAGTTGgttttgaggagggtgaggagtgatgaggctgaggggagaagaggggctGAGGCGTAG
- the QCR6_1 gene encoding Cytochrome b-c1 complex subunit 6, mitochondrial (EggNog:ENOG503P47Z; COG:C), which translates to MLLCPCFFVRTTADAGGCLMYTECRNSKECAPAKHHFDECVERVTAAQSEEGGAKEDCVEEFFHLAHCATACAAPKLWSVLK; encoded by the exons ATGCTGTTGTGCCCTTGCTTTTTTGTGAGAACAACTGCTGACGCTGGGGGTTGTTTGATGTATACAGAGTGCCGGAACTCCAAGGAGTGCGCCCCTGCCAAGCACCACTTTGACGAGTGCGTCGAGCGTGTCACCGCTGCCCAGTCCGAGGAGGGCGGCGCCAAGGAGGACTGCGTCGAGGAGT TCTTCCACCTTGCCCACTGCGCTACCGCCTGCGCCGCGCCCAAGCTCTGGTCCGTCCTCAAATAA